The Longimicrobium sp. genomic interval CGGGTCGGCGAGCGGCGACAGGGAGGCCCGCGCACCCGGCTCGCCCCTCTCCGCCCGCTCGGCCGCGTACTCCAGCTCGTCCACCGGGGCCAGCGCCAGCCGGAGAACCGCCGCCTGCACCGGGACGATGGTGGCCAGCGACACCACCATGCTCAGCGCGAGGAGCGGATACACGGCCCCCGAAGCGGCGGCGCCGAAGAGGTGGACCGCCAGCCGCGCGCTTACCCCGGACGCGACCAGCACCACGAACACCTCCGCCACCAGGATCTTGTAGAACAGCGGAAGGCGCAGGAGAAGCCGCCCGGGCCGTACGCGTATGGACGGCGTGGCGGCGTTCGTCGCGGGAAGGATGTTGGAGATCATCGGTTCGTCTCGGCTTCCAGGCCACACGATGGCTCGGCGGGTGCGAGCCTCGTGCATCTTCGATGGCGTGCTCCCCGAAGTTGCGGCCATCGAGCCGATCCCGCGTCAGGCGCGGTTCGACACTCGTGTGGGAAAGATCACGACACCGCGGTGAACAGATGGCCTCACACAGAGCCACAGAGGCAACGGAGAGAAAAGCGGAAGGGGTGCTCTGTGGCCTTTCCGTTCCCGCGGGATCTCGGTGTGATGCGTTTCTACTGATATCATCCCGACAGAAGTTCTGTGCATTCTCAAAGGATCAAGAATGTCACGCAAAGGCGCGAAGACGCCAAGGAAAGACGCGGAAGTACTTTCTTTGCGCCTTCGCGTCTTTGCGTGAGACCGTTTCCTCCAATGCACACCAATTCGTGAGAAATCGGGATGACACACGAGGCGGGGGCACGGAGATGATCTTCTCCGTGCCCCCGCGTCTCTGCTGTCCGAGAGCGTTTTACCTGGGCGAATGGGGCTTCAGCAGCCCGTTGTCGAGCGCGAACCTCACCAGGTCGGAGCGGTGGCCGAGGCCGAGCTTCTGCATGAGCCGGGAGCGGTAGGTGTCCACGGTCTTGGGGGAGAGAAAGAGCCGCTTTCCCGTCTCGACCGAGCTGTACCCTTCGGCCGTCAGCTGCAGCACCTCGCGCTCACGGTCGGAGAGCTCTTCCAGCGGGCTCGCGTCGCCCCGTGCCTCGGCCTTCCGGAAGCCGTTGAGGAGGAGCTTGGTGGCCGCGGGGTAGAGGAACACCTCACCCCTGGCGACGATCCGGATCGCGGAGATCAGGTCCTCGTCCGCGCTGGTCTTCTTCACGTAGCCGCTCCCGCCCGCCTCCAGCACGGGAAGGAGATACTCTTCTTCCGCGTGCGAGGTCAGCACCAGGACTCGCGCGCCGGTCTCGGAGGCGGCGATCTGGCGGGTCGCCTCCAGCCCTCCCATCCCCGGCATCCCCAGATCCATCACCACCACGTCGGGCCGCACGGCTTGCACCCGCTCGATCGCCTCCTCGCCGGTGCTCGCCTTGCCGACGACCTCCAGGTCGGGCTCGAGGCCGAGGAGCGCTTCGAGTCCCGCTCGAAGGACGGTGTGGTCGTCCACCAGGAGGACGCGGATCTTGTCGGACATGGCTACCTCAGGGGTCAGGAAGGCACGCACCGGCCGCCGCGGCTCGCCCGAGCCGTCACCAGCCACACGGTGCCGAACACCACCGAAACGTGCGCGAGATAAAGCACTACCTGTGCCCGCGCGTCCGCCGCGGGGATCGCCAGCGGAGCCACGAACGACAGGAGGAGTACCCACAGGGAGGCGGAGCGGAAGCGCCGGACCGGGTCGCGCGCCACGCGGCGGAGCACGGCGAACGTGGCCGCGCCCGCGAGCGCGGCGGCGGCGGACGCCCCGGCGATCACCCCCACCGTCATCGGCTCGTCGGCGGGCGGAAGGAGCAGCTCCCGGGGGAACGCCCAGCGCGCGGTCGCCACGAAGAGCAGCGAGTTCACTCCCGCCGCGAGCACCGCGCTCGCCAGCGCCACGGCCCAGAGAGCTTGAGGCCCGGAATCACGCGAGATCATCGTAATCCTCCCGCCGAACCCGTTCACGAAGGAAGCAGGGCGGGCGCACGGTGGGTACGCGGCCGCAACCTGTGGCGGCCGAGCAGGGGTGTGCTCCCGCCGCTGCGGGGGAGAGGCCCCGCCAGCAGCTCGACAGCCTCCATCACCTCGTCGAGGGCGCTCCTCTCCCAGGGGCGGCTCACGGAGCGTTCCTGGACGACGAGGTCCGCCTCCGTCTCTCCCGCCATTCGGACCGCCTCCGCCTGGCTTTTCGCCGCGATGACCTCGCACCCCCGCTGCTCCAGGCGGGTGCGCAGCGCGCGGTGGGTGTCCTCGTCCGCTTCGATCAGTAAGATGCGTGGGGCGTACACGATGGCCTCCAGGGGATGGGGCGAGAAAGGAGTGAGGTCCTTCCTCGGAAAGCATGAAAGCTCCCATGGACTCCAACTTATGCCCGCCCCGCCCCCGTCCATAGCGGGAAAATCCACCTGGGCTTGTAGGGAACACCTCGATTGGACGTGCAACGATGGGCGCTGCCGCCCTGTGCATCGGGGTGCGTCGCGGAGCGGTGGGGGGAAACTGCATGGCTCACACAGAGACACAGAGACACAGAGAGAACCGCAAAAGGTTTTCTCTCTGGCTTTCAGTTCCTTACGGAGCTTGCGCTACTTCGTCCAGCCGGCGCCGTCGTAGAGGAAGGGGAGGCGGACGACGCGGGCGGCGGAGCCGGCCATGACCACGCACATGAGGTGAACGAGGAGGGCAGGGAGGCCCACCATCCAGTAGCAGCCGGCGACGATGAGGAACCAGGCGATGCCGATCACGACACGGCCCTTGTACACCTGGCCGGCGCCGGGGAGGAGGAGGCTCATCAGGGCGGCGGTCTTGTGCAGGTGCCTGCGGCGGACGAACCAGCGGCGCGGATGGCGGCTCGTGGAGCGCTTCTCGATGCGGTACTCCGGCGCGGGGGCGATCCGCCGCTGGCACGCTTCACACCAGCCCGCCACGCCGGCACAGCCGCACCGGGGGCACAGATTCGTCGCCATGATGATCCTTGGGGAGGGGA includes:
- a CDS encoding response regulator transcription factor, encoding MSDKIRVLLVDDHTVLRAGLEALLGLEPDLEVVGKASTGEEAIERVQAVRPDVVVMDLGMPGMGGLEATRQIAASETGARVLVLTSHAEEEYLLPVLEAGGSGYVKKTSADEDLISAIRIVARGEVFLYPAATKLLLNGFRKAEARGDASPLEELSDREREVLQLTAEGYSSVETGKRLFLSPKTVDTYRSRLMQKLGLGHRSDLVRFALDNGLLKPHSPR
- a CDS encoding DUF6069 family protein — protein: MISRDSGPQALWAVALASAVLAAGVNSLLFVATARWAFPRELLLPPADEPMTVGVIAGASAAAALAGAATFAVLRRVARDPVRRFRSASLWVLLLSFVAPLAIPAADARAQVVLYLAHVSVVFGTVWLVTARASRGGRCVPS